One segment of Longimicrobium sp. DNA contains the following:
- a CDS encoding bifunctional UDP-3-O-[3-hydroxymyristoyl] N-acetylglucosamine deacetylase/3-hydroxyacyl-ACP dehydratase: protein MATTPRQNTIAREGALEGVGLHTGVPVRMRLLPAAVNTGVVFRRADVEGAPEIAALVGNVSSTDRGTTIGSGDAKVHTVEHLLAAVVARQVDNVVIELDGPEPPAMDGSSQGFDAALAACGLEEQDAPAKFITVDETFSVTKGAAEYVVAPSQGYRLSTTIEFDHPAVGRQYASFRVDDGSFAREMAPARTFCFEREVEELYSRGLAQGGTAQNAVVLGDDGGIVGGMALRFPDEFVRHKALDVVGDLALVGARLNAHVVAEKPGHKGNVALAKELVERHERRKNTRPMLSIEQIFQYLPHRYPFLLVDRVIEFEERKRIVGLKNVTINEPFFVGHFPGRPVMPGVLIIEAMAQVGGLLVLEQMENLDDKVVYFMSLDNVKWRRPVIPGDQIRFEVEVLQIRGATCRMKGVGRVDGNVVAEAEMMARVVDR from the coding sequence ATGGCGACGACGCCCAGACAGAACACCATCGCCCGCGAGGGCGCGCTGGAGGGGGTGGGGCTGCACACCGGGGTGCCGGTGCGGATGCGGCTCCTTCCCGCCGCCGTGAACACCGGCGTGGTCTTCCGCCGCGCCGACGTGGAGGGAGCGCCGGAGATCGCCGCGCTGGTCGGCAACGTCAGCTCCACCGACCGGGGGACGACCATCGGCTCCGGCGACGCCAAGGTGCACACCGTGGAGCATCTCCTGGCCGCCGTGGTGGCCCGCCAGGTCGACAACGTGGTGATCGAGCTCGACGGCCCCGAGCCGCCGGCGATGGACGGCTCCTCGCAGGGGTTCGACGCGGCGCTGGCGGCGTGCGGGCTGGAGGAGCAGGACGCGCCGGCCAAGTTCATCACCGTGGACGAGACCTTCTCGGTGACGAAGGGGGCGGCGGAGTACGTGGTGGCCCCGTCGCAGGGATACCGCCTGTCCACCACGATCGAGTTCGACCACCCCGCGGTGGGCCGGCAGTACGCCAGCTTCCGCGTGGACGACGGCTCGTTCGCGCGCGAGATGGCGCCGGCGCGCACCTTCTGCTTCGAGCGCGAGGTGGAGGAGCTGTACTCGCGCGGGCTGGCGCAGGGCGGCACCGCGCAGAACGCGGTGGTGCTGGGCGACGACGGCGGGATCGTGGGCGGGATGGCGCTGCGCTTCCCCGACGAGTTCGTGCGGCACAAGGCGCTCGACGTGGTGGGAGATCTCGCCCTGGTCGGCGCGCGGCTGAACGCGCACGTGGTGGCCGAGAAGCCGGGGCACAAGGGGAACGTGGCCCTGGCGAAGGAGCTGGTCGAGCGGCACGAGCGGCGGAAGAACACGCGCCCGATGCTGTCGATCGAGCAGATCTTCCAGTATCTCCCCCATCGCTACCCGTTCCTGCTGGTGGACCGGGTGATCGAGTTCGAGGAGCGCAAGCGCATCGTGGGGCTGAAGAACGTGACCATCAACGAGCCGTTCTTCGTGGGGCACTTCCCCGGCCGGCCGGTGATGCCGGGGGTGCTGATCATCGAGGCGATGGCGCAGGTGGGCGGGCTGCTGGTGCTGGAGCAGATGGAGAACCTGGACGACAAGGTCGTCTACTTCATGTCGCTGGACAACGTGAAATGGAGGCGGCCGGTGATCCCGGGCGACCAGATCCGCTTCGAGGTGGAGGTGCTGCAGATCCGCGGCGCCACCTGCCGGATGAAGGGCGTGGGCCGCGTGGACGGCAACGTGGTGGCCGAGGCGGAGATGATGGCCCGCGTGGTGGACCGGTGA
- the lpxD gene encoding UDP-3-O-(3-hydroxymyristoyl)glucosamine N-acyltransferase, whose protein sequence is MAELTVAELARIAGGEVEGDPALPLTGVKPLDEAGPGELSFVAEPRYFPYIQSSQAGALLVARGSDAPVAGRTVVRVDDPRRALARILAALYPEDRPPAGVHPTAVTDGAEIDPTATVGAYAVIGAGTIVGPRARIGAHVVVGRRCRVDADALIHPHVTLYDGVSVGERTVIHSGARLGSDGFGFVPEDGRLVKVPQVGGCRIEADVEVGANTTIDRGSIGDTVVGRGTKIDNLVQIGHNCRIGRSVIIVSQAGISGSTKVGDGAVLGGQSGFQGHIEVGAGARIGAQAGVTASVAPGETVSGYPARPHREALRVQAATFKLPELMKRVKEIERAVFGKSAAGS, encoded by the coding sequence ATGGCCGAGCTGACGGTGGCGGAGCTGGCGCGCATCGCCGGGGGGGAGGTGGAGGGCGATCCGGCCCTGCCGCTCACGGGGGTGAAGCCGCTGGACGAGGCGGGCCCGGGCGAGCTTTCGTTCGTTGCCGAGCCCCGCTACTTCCCGTACATTCAGTCCTCGCAAGCCGGTGCGCTGCTGGTGGCCCGCGGCTCGGACGCCCCGGTCGCGGGCCGAACCGTGGTACGGGTCGACGACCCGCGCCGCGCGCTCGCCCGCATCCTGGCCGCGCTCTATCCCGAGGACCGCCCGCCCGCCGGCGTCCATCCCACCGCGGTGACGGACGGCGCGGAGATCGACCCCACCGCCACGGTCGGCGCCTACGCGGTGATCGGCGCGGGGACGATCGTCGGGCCGCGGGCGCGGATCGGCGCGCACGTGGTGGTGGGGCGGCGCTGCCGGGTCGACGCGGACGCGCTGATCCATCCCCACGTGACGCTGTACGACGGGGTGAGCGTGGGCGAGCGCACGGTGATCCACTCGGGCGCGCGGCTGGGCTCCGACGGCTTCGGCTTCGTTCCCGAGGACGGCCGGCTGGTGAAGGTGCCGCAGGTGGGCGGGTGCCGCATCGAGGCCGACGTGGAGGTGGGCGCCAACACCACCATCGACCGCGGCTCGATCGGCGACACGGTGGTGGGGCGGGGGACCAAGATCGACAACCTCGTCCAGATCGGGCACAACTGCCGCATCGGCCGCAGCGTGATCATCGTCTCGCAGGCGGGGATCTCGGGGTCGACGAAGGTCGGCGACGGCGCGGTGCTGGGCGGGCAGAGCGGGTTCCAGGGGCACATCGAGGTGGGCGCCGGCGCGCGGATCGGCGCGCAGGCGGGGGTCACGGCCAGCGTGGCGCCGGGCGAGACGGTCTCGGGCTATCCCGCGCGGCCGCACCGCGAGGCGCTGCGGGTGCAGGCGGCCACCTTCAAGCTGCCGGAGCTGATGAAGCGGGTGAAGGAGATCGAGCGCGCGGTGTTCGGGAAGAGCGCCGCGGGCTCGTAA
- a CDS encoding OmpH family outer membrane protein gives MKRILSAGVMGAAMALVLGAAPAAAQAGLKIGFVNSQRILAETPALQQAQQTLQGELGRLRAPLDSLEQSLGAQQQQFQQQSATLSQQARDQRQQQLQQQFAAYQQRAQQAQEQAAQRQQQLVAPIMNQIRQSIETLRREGGFTMIIDSSQDAIIVVDPSLDLTDRVLQRLRGGAAAPPAAPPAAPRP, from the coding sequence ATGAAGCGTATTCTGTCGGCGGGCGTGATGGGCGCGGCCATGGCGCTGGTGCTGGGGGCGGCCCCGGCTGCGGCGCAGGCGGGGCTGAAGATCGGGTTCGTGAACTCGCAGCGGATCCTGGCCGAGACGCCGGCGCTGCAGCAGGCGCAGCAGACGCTGCAGGGCGAGCTGGGCCGCCTGCGCGCACCGCTGGACTCGCTGGAGCAGTCGCTGGGCGCGCAGCAGCAGCAGTTCCAGCAGCAGTCGGCCACGCTCAGCCAGCAGGCGCGCGACCAGCGCCAGCAGCAGCTGCAGCAGCAGTTCGCCGCGTACCAGCAGCGCGCGCAGCAGGCGCAGGAGCAGGCGGCGCAGCGGCAGCAGCAGCTGGTGGCGCCGATCATGAACCAGATCCGCCAGTCGATCGAGACGCTGCGCCGCGAGGGCGGGTTCACCATGATCATCGACAGCTCGCAGGACGCGATCATCGTGGTCGACCCGTCGCTGGACCTGACCGACCGCGTGCTGCAGCGCCTGCGCGGCGGCGCCGCGGCCCCGCCGGCCGCCCCGCCCGCGGCTCCACGCCCGTAA
- the bamA gene encoding outer membrane protein assembly factor BamA, giving the protein MHADLNRGGAAAAALLSFMLAAAALPRAAHAQDTPAPAAQPPQQQGLIVDSVEVRGNARVPAASVRSTAGIHPRNTVTAVQVQSAIRRLMASQAYASADVLVRETQPGHGIVTLQVTERPYVAQVEFRGLKSLNGTAVRDSSHLREGAPLNPQRVMDVEARIRDELARKGIEVVSIDTSLVPMTNPAEGYRLVFDVKEGNRLTVAEMDFRGNQAFTDEQLTGAMKVRPEGFWWFRSGKFDREAFETDLRQSLPGFYADRGYIDFAVLSDTLIVDPASGKARLVVEVSEGPRYRLGEFSIEGASHFPHDALEKLFLEQHRSVLGLPVGGTSQRITGEVFDRGALDAAAEQIQQMYRNEGYLYAQVQPVVERVPAQNGGEPTVNATIAVSERQPFYIRHIAFEGNSTTHEQVLRDRLWVIPGDVYDEQRLMQSYQAISGLGFFETPMPVPDIHAVPDSGVVDITFHVKEKQTGNINFGTVIGGGYAGRGGGVSGFLGYQQPNLFGQGKSASLRAEYGYGRSTFEASYTDPAIAGSRTSGTISLFRMGDRFVQTNNGRRLRTGGSIQFGVPVPWFTRTRAFFGYTLSRTKYTAFDDPCAGLSTNVFCLPAATASSLSLGLVRDTKNHPLFPTGGTRQSVTVEQTGGPVGGDGNFQKLLTEAEWWVPMGQIGAGTHPIRLTLGLNVRAGTVFGDVSRFPFERFFVGGVQQGEPLRGYQEYTIGPRGYSQACHSQLTTDCLGDSFVTLSATYAVRLNDMLSVHVFGDAGNVYSDVREFDPTRMFRSAGVGGTIVTPFLGAIGVDAAYGFDRPDPGWEVHFKLGTGF; this is encoded by the coding sequence GTGCACGCAGACCTCAACCGGGGAGGGGCCGCCGCGGCGGCCCTCCTCTCGTTCATGCTCGCCGCCGCCGCGCTTCCGCGCGCCGCCCACGCCCAGGACACCCCCGCGCCCGCCGCCCAGCCCCCGCAGCAGCAGGGGCTGATCGTCGACAGCGTGGAGGTGCGCGGCAACGCGCGCGTTCCCGCCGCGTCGGTGCGCTCCACCGCGGGGATTCACCCGCGCAACACGGTCACCGCGGTGCAGGTGCAGTCGGCCATCCGCCGGCTGATGGCCAGCCAGGCCTACGCCAGCGCCGACGTGCTGGTGCGCGAGACCCAGCCGGGGCACGGGATCGTGACCCTGCAGGTGACCGAGCGCCCCTACGTGGCCCAGGTGGAGTTCCGCGGGCTGAAGAGCCTGAACGGCACCGCCGTGCGCGACTCGTCGCACCTGCGCGAGGGCGCGCCGCTCAACCCGCAGCGGGTGATGGACGTGGAGGCGCGCATCCGCGACGAGCTGGCCAGGAAGGGGATCGAGGTGGTGTCGATCGACACCTCGCTGGTGCCGATGACGAACCCGGCGGAAGGCTACCGGCTGGTGTTCGACGTGAAGGAGGGGAACCGGCTGACCGTGGCCGAGATGGACTTCCGGGGGAACCAGGCGTTCACCGACGAGCAGCTGACGGGGGCCATGAAGGTGCGCCCCGAGGGCTTCTGGTGGTTCCGCTCCGGCAAGTTCGACCGCGAGGCCTTCGAGACCGACCTGCGCCAGTCGCTCCCCGGCTTCTACGCCGACCGCGGCTACATCGACTTCGCCGTGCTGTCGGACACGCTGATCGTGGACCCGGCCAGCGGGAAGGCGCGGCTGGTGGTGGAGGTCAGCGAGGGCCCGCGCTACCGGCTGGGCGAGTTCAGCATCGAGGGCGCCAGCCACTTCCCGCACGACGCGCTGGAGAAGCTGTTCCTGGAGCAGCACCGCTCCGTCCTCGGCCTCCCCGTCGGGGGGACGAGCCAGCGGATCACCGGCGAGGTGTTCGACCGCGGCGCGCTGGACGCGGCGGCCGAGCAGATCCAGCAGATGTACCGCAACGAGGGATACCTGTACGCGCAGGTGCAGCCGGTGGTGGAGCGCGTTCCCGCGCAGAACGGGGGCGAGCCCACGGTCAACGCCACCATCGCGGTCAGCGAGCGGCAGCCCTTCTACATCCGCCACATCGCCTTCGAGGGGAACAGCACCACGCACGAGCAGGTGCTGCGCGACCGGCTGTGGGTGATCCCGGGCGACGTGTACGACGAGCAGCGGCTGATGCAGAGCTACCAGGCCATCAGCGGCCTGGGCTTCTTCGAGACGCCGATGCCGGTGCCCGACATCCACGCGGTGCCCGACTCGGGCGTGGTGGACATCACCTTCCACGTGAAGGAGAAGCAGACCGGGAACATCAACTTCGGCACCGTGATCGGCGGCGGCTACGCGGGCCGCGGCGGCGGGGTCAGCGGGTTCCTGGGCTACCAGCAGCCGAACCTGTTCGGGCAGGGGAAGAGCGCGTCGCTGCGCGCCGAGTACGGCTACGGGCGCAGCACCTTCGAGGCCAGCTACACCGACCCGGCCATCGCCGGGAGCCGCACCTCGGGAACGATCTCGCTCTTCCGCATGGGCGACCGCTTCGTGCAGACCAACAACGGGCGGCGGCTGCGCACCGGCGGGAGCATCCAGTTCGGCGTCCCCGTCCCCTGGTTCACGCGGACGCGGGCGTTCTTCGGCTACACCCTGTCGCGGACCAAGTACACGGCGTTCGACGACCCCTGCGCGGGGCTCTCCACCAACGTGTTCTGCCTTCCGGCGGCCACGGCGAGCAGCCTTTCGCTGGGCCTGGTGCGCGACACCAAGAACCACCCGCTCTTCCCCACGGGGGGAACGCGGCAGTCGGTGACGGTGGAGCAGACGGGCGGCCCGGTGGGCGGCGACGGCAACTTCCAGAAGCTGCTGACCGAGGCCGAGTGGTGGGTCCCCATGGGGCAGATCGGCGCGGGGACGCACCCGATCCGGCTGACGCTGGGGCTGAACGTGCGCGCCGGCACCGTGTTCGGCGACGTGAGCCGCTTTCCCTTCGAGCGCTTCTTCGTGGGCGGCGTGCAGCAGGGCGAGCCGCTGCGCGGCTACCAGGAGTACACCATCGGGCCGCGCGGCTACTCGCAGGCCTGCCACAGCCAGCTGACCACCGACTGCCTGGGCGACAGCTTCGTGACGCTGAGTGCCACCTACGCGGTGCGGCTGAACGACATGCTGAGCGTGCACGTGTTCGGCGACGCCGGCAACGTGTACAGCGACGTGCGCGAGTTCGACCCCACGCGGATGTTCCGCAGCGCCGGCGTGGGCGGCACCATCGTCACCCCGTTCCTGGGTGCCATCGGGGTGGATGCGGCGTACGGGTTCGACCGGCCCGACCCGGGCTGGGAGGTCCACTTCAAGCTGGGCACCGGGTTCTGA